CTATATCAATTAATCTAGTACATAACTCTGTTTTATGCATCATATTGGTTAAATTTTGCACCGTAGAATCATGAAGATCCCTAGCAATTCTTTTTCTTTCATTTTCTTGTGTTTCTAAAACATTTATACCCATTTCAAAATTAATATTATCAAAAGAAGACGCGCAGTCTTTTACCGTTTCGGGATCTTCGATAGAGTTACTTTTTAACGTATAAAAACAATTCATAAGATTATCCAGACTGTTTTTTCTATTGATATGATATAAAAAACTCTCTTCTGCACTTTTTAAATTTGATTCTATTTCTAATTTGCTTTGATTGAGTACATGGATACTTTTTTCTTTTTCTTTTATTGCACCTGGTATAAATAAATCAGCTGTTGAATTATTCTTTTTTATTTCTTCAATATTTTGATTAATTCGGCTTAATTCTTCTTCAAAGCTTTTTATACTAATATTAATCTGATCAAGTTCTTTCTGGGTGACCTCCTCATTTTGTTTTATGAAATTTAGAGCATCCTTTAATTGTTCCATAAAACCCATATTATCATCTTGATGTATCATAATAATGTAACTCTCCCTATTTTTTATCTATATAATATAACAAATTTTGCTTTTTTTAAAGACTTAAATTGAAAATAAAGTAGGTTTTCTCATAATAATACTAAAATAGTTAATTATTGTTACACTCTTTATAGACATTTTCCGGCAATAATTTCATCTTTATATTTCTTTTTTCGACATAATTAGATGTTTCATTAACCATTTTAAACCCAATTTTTTGAAAAAGCAATACCAAATCTTTAGGAGAATCTAAAATAATTTCTTTAGCACCTGAAGAAAAAGCTTTGTTAACTAGTAAACGGATAACAAAATCTCCATATTTTTTATTTCTTTCTTCTTTTATTACCATTATATTGTCAAGTATATACTGCCCCTCTTTATAAATTAATCTTCCTGTTCCAATCGGTTTAGTATATTTATTCACATCATAGACCACCGCATGGACTGCGAATTCATCATCATTATCCATTATTGTTGTTTTACAATACTTCGCTTCCTGACTAAAAACTTGTTTTCTAATTAATATTACTTCCGATAAATCATCCCCGTAAACTAGTACCTTTCCTTTTATCATTTCTACCACCTTATCTTTTCTAAGATTCTCAAATCTTTTACACTCATATAATAATGAAAAAGTTCCTTAATTAATTGGTTCCTTTACAGGCTTTCCAGCAGTTCTTGGATATCTTTTCGGTGTAATATTATTTTTTTTAATCACAACAAAAGAACGTTCTATATCAGTTTCTGGTAATTGAAAAACTGCTACTTTTTCTAAATTTCCTCCTAGGACTTTAATAGCTTTTTTTGCTTCTTCTACTTCTCCTTCAATATTTCCTGACTTATAAGGTATAAAATAGCCTTCTTTTTTAATATAAGGTATACAATACTCTGCTAATGTTGTTAACTTCGCTACCGCTCTGGAAACACATAGGTCAAAATTCTCCCTATAATCCGGATTTTTCCCAAAATCCTCTGCCCTTCCATGTACTGCCCTAATATTCACTAAATCAAGGTCTGCGATAACGTCACTTAAGAATACTACTCTTTTATTTAAGGAATCTAAGAGTGTAACAGAAAGAGATGGAAAAGCAATTTTAAGAGGTATACCGGGGAAACCTGCACCGGTGCCCATATCAAGAACTGATTTTTGCTGAGATATATCATATACCTTTATCAAAGAAAGACTATCTATAAAATGTTTATATATTACTTCTTCATAATCAGTTATTGCAGTTAAATTCATAACTTTATTTTTTTCAATTAACATATCATAATATCTATTAAATTGCTTGATTTGCTGCTCGGACAAACTCACACCTATTTTTTCGGCTAATTCACTCAATAAATTTATATTTTCCATATATAACTTTCTCCTCCAATAGTACTATATCTCTATCTATAGTACTATTTTATCATTTATTATGTCTTTTATAAACGATTAAAATCAGCTTATTTAAGAATATATTTTTTTGCTCCTCTTCCATAAATAACAAAGGCAGAAAAGCTCAAACTCCGGCCTTAATCCGTCGAACTGTGAGTTTTTCTGCCCGTATAATGAAAAAGGGAAGCTGACTTTATTGACTATTTATACTATAAATATTTGATTTAATCTTATATAATTGGATTATATTGATAATAATAAAGGTTTTACCAGTTTTTGTTTACTCGCTTTAGTTGTTCTAAGTACACCAGCAAAACTGATATATCCGCTGGTGAAACACCTGATATTCTGGACGCCTGTCCCACAGAGATAGGTTTAATATCCATTAATTTCTGTTTTGCTTCTTTACGAAGACTGAGTACGTTGTTGTAGTCTAAGTCCTTTGGAATTATTTTTCCTTCTAATTTTTTGAACTGCTCAACTTGCCGCATTTGACGTTGTATATAGCCATCATATTTAATATTAATATTAACTTGTTCAATTACATCTTTTGATAGAGGTTTTCTGCTCTTATCTATGCTTTCAAGGACTTCATAAGTTAATTCAGGCCTTCTTATTAACTCTCCTATAGTTGTACCTGTTTTTAATAGATTGCTGTTATTCCTCTCCATTAGTTCCTGTACTTCCTTAGTGGCACCAATTAAAGCTTTGTTAACCCTGTCCATTTCCTCCTGAATCTCTTTTTCTTTATTCAGCAAAGACTGGTATCTCTCTTCTGAGATTAATCCAATTTCATAACCAATTTTGGTTAATCTTAAATCTGCATTATCCTGACGCAACAAAAGCCTGTACTCAGCTCTGGAAGTCATCATACGATATGGTTCATGTGTTTCCTTTGTTACAAGATCATCAATTAAAACTCCTATATATGCCTGCGCTCTATCAAGAATCAAGGGTTCTCTACCCATAAGTTTCATACTTGCATTAATACCTGCTATAAGCCCCTGCGCCGCTGCTTCTTCATAACCGGAGCTTCCGTTGAACTGTCCTCCACTAAATAACCCTTCTACTGCTTTAAATTCAAGGGATGGTTCTAATTGCATTGGGTTGATACAATCATATTCAATAGCATAAGCGTTTCGTACAATCTTAGCATTTTCAAGACCTGCAACACTGCGGTACATTTGATACTGAACATCCTCCGGCAAAGAGCTTGACATACCACCTACATACATTTCATTGGTGTAGTTTCCTTCAGGTTCAATGAAAACCTGATGTCTATCCTTATCGGCGAATTTTACTACCTTATCTTCAATAGAAGGACAATATCTTGGACCGGTTCCTTGAATGTTTCCACTATATAGCGGAGAACGATGAATGTTATTTCTGATAATCTCGTGGGTTTCTTCATTGGTATACGTTAACCAACACGATATTTGTTCTTTCTTAATATCTTCCATAGTATTTGTAAATGAAAACGGAACAACCTCTTCATCACCTGGTTGTTCTTCCATCTTACTAAAGTCAATGGAGCGTTTATCTATTCTCGCAGGCGTACCGGTTTTAAATCGATACATTTGAATTCCCAATGCTTTTAAAGAATCTGTTAAATGTGTTGCTGCCTGTAAACCATTAGGACCTGTATAATTACTAACTTCTCCATAAATACACCTTGCATTTAGGTATGTCCCAGTACATAATACAACCGCCTTACAAGGATATATAGCGTCCGAGTAAGTTTTTATCCCCACAACCTTTCCCTTCTCTGTAAGAATATCCACAACTTCACCCTGTTTTAATGTTAATCCAGGGGTGTTTTCAAGAATATGACGCATGGTCCTACTATACTCTTGCTTATCCGCCTGCGCTCTTAGCGAGTGAACGGCTGGCCCTTTTGATATATTTAACATCTTGGACTGTAAATATGTCTTGTCTATATTAATTCCCATTTCTCCGCCAAGTGCATCTATCTCCTTTACAAGATGACCTTTAGAGGTACCTCCTATGTTAGGATTACAAGGCATTAATGCAATACTATCCATACTGATTGTTATGACTAATGTATTTAAACCTAATCTTGCGCAGGCAAGTGCAGCTTCACAACCGGCATGTCCTGCTCCAACCACCACAATATCATAAGTTTCATAAGTATATGACATACTTGCTCCTCTCTGCTCGCTATTTCCCCATGCAAAATTCACGGAAAATAGTATTTACAAGATCTTCGTCCACAGCTTCACCGATAATTCCACCTAAGGCTTCGTAGGCACTCATTAAATCAATGGAGAAGAAATCTTCTGGCATTCCAT
The nucleotide sequence above comes from Anaerocolumna cellulosilytica. Encoded proteins:
- a CDS encoding sensor histidine kinase, which codes for MIHQDDNMGFMEQLKDALNFIKQNEEVTQKELDQINISIKSFEEELSRINQNIEEIKKNNSTADLFIPGAIKEKEKSIHVLNQSKLEIESNLKSAEESFLYHINRKNSLDNLMNCFYTLKSNSIEDPETVKDCASSFDNINFEMGINVLETQENERKRIARDLHDSTVQNLTNMMHKTELCTRLIDIDPIRAKLELQTMINTIKTTINDMRNIIFGLRPMSIDDLGLIATIERYIRDVTKNHEVDIVLKMNDEEKSILPVINLTLFRIVQEACNNAIKHGLSKKIIIEIGYEADSILLSIKDNGKGFKMDGYKEAKTNVISGHGLSMMKERIIILAGDFDIQSKENEGTTISVKVPLNISRRVYK
- a CDS encoding GNAT family N-acetyltransferase produces the protein MIKGKVLVYGDDLSEVILIRKQVFSQEAKYCKTTIMDNDDEFAVHAVVYDVNKYTKPIGTGRLIYKEGQYILDNIMVIKEERNKKYGDFVIRLLVNKAFSSGAKEIILDSPKDLVLLFQKIGFKMVNETSNYVEKRNIKMKLLPENVYKECNNN
- the rsmG gene encoding 16S rRNA (guanine(527)-N(7))-methyltransferase RsmG, whose translation is MENINLLSELAEKIGVSLSEQQIKQFNRYYDMLIEKNKVMNLTAITDYEEVIYKHFIDSLSLIKVYDISQQKSVLDMGTGAGFPGIPLKIAFPSLSVTLLDSLNKRVVFLSDVIADLDLVNIRAVHGRAEDFGKNPDYRENFDLCVSRAVAKLTTLAEYCIPYIKKEGYFIPYKSGNIEGEVEEAKKAIKVLGGNLEKVAVFQLPETDIERSFVVIKKNNITPKRYPRTAGKPVKEPIN
- the mnmG gene encoding tRNA uridine-5-carboxymethylaminomethyl(34) synthesis enzyme MnmG — its product is MSYTYETYDIVVVGAGHAGCEAALACARLGLNTLVITISMDSIALMPCNPNIGGTSKGHLVKEIDALGGEMGINIDKTYLQSKMLNISKGPAVHSLRAQADKQEYSRTMRHILENTPGLTLKQGEVVDILTEKGKVVGIKTYSDAIYPCKAVVLCTGTYLNARCIYGEVSNYTGPNGLQAATHLTDSLKALGIQMYRFKTGTPARIDKRSIDFSKMEEQPGDEEVVPFSFTNTMEDIKKEQISCWLTYTNEETHEIIRNNIHRSPLYSGNIQGTGPRYCPSIEDKVVKFADKDRHQVFIEPEGNYTNEMYVGGMSSSLPEDVQYQMYRSVAGLENAKIVRNAYAIEYDCINPMQLEPSLEFKAVEGLFSGGQFNGSSGYEEAAAQGLIAGINASMKLMGREPLILDRAQAYIGVLIDDLVTKETHEPYRMMTSRAEYRLLLRQDNADLRLTKIGYEIGLISEERYQSLLNKEKEIQEEMDRVNKALIGATKEVQELMERNNSNLLKTGTTIGELIRRPELTYEVLESIDKSRKPLSKDVIEQVNINIKYDGYIQRQMRQVEQFKKLEGKIIPKDLDYNNVLSLRKEAKQKLMDIKPISVGQASRISGVSPADISVLLVYLEQLKRVNKNW